The DNA window CCGGCCAGGGCGCGCCCGAACTGGGTTACGACAAGCGCATGTTCGGCCCCGGCGACCTCAGGATCGATATCGGCAGCATGACAATAGGCGTCGGCCTGCGGCTCGACGATCTGCTCTGGGCGCAAAACCCTTCAGCAAAGCAATCGCAGTATCAGGTATACGGCACTGACAACAAAGTCTTGAATATGCGCTCCCGCGACGCAGGCACCCTTGGCGATGTCGAGCTCAACCCGACCTGGGCCAGAGCCGGAAACCAGAGTCTTGCAGCGGGCGACATAAGAAACTCTGCATTTTTCGTCAGCGGCAGCGGGACATCTATCGGCAACGCCGATGTGGACTATGCATATACCGGCGTAACATATAACGGCGCAAAGGTCTTTGCATATAAAGTCAGTGTCCCTTGGGAACTGCTCGGCCAGAACGCAAAGAACTATTCTTTCACCGCTTCATGGCGGCCCGACTGCGGAAATGATGTTCTCGGCGCCAACTTTCGCGGCTCCCTAGTAGGCACAACTTCTTCAGTCCCTGAGCCGGGTAGTGTAGTCGCACTGACAAGCGGATTGATCGGCTTCATCGGATCCAAAAAGCGCAGGTAGACAAATTATAATCCAGACGCAAAATATCCCTCCATGCAGCAGGCGCGGAGGGATATTTTGCGTACGCCATTCTGTATGCCTGCAGCGTTAATCATAAGACGAGGGAGGGTAAAATCGGCGTGACCTGTGTCCGCACACATGATCATGCAAAAGGAGGTCCGCAATGACAACTCAAACCAATGTCCGTCTCTTATTGGCTGCGCTTGTGTGTTTGCTGATAGCCATATGTCCGGTGCTGGCTCAAAATCCGAGCAGTTGCACTACAAGTGGCTTCAGCGGCTACAGTTACACGACCACCAACGACGGAACAAACACAACGCTGCATTTCACTTTTTACAACCGTTCGCCGATAGGTGGTGTCTATGTAAATATAGGAGAGATATACTTTGACGGCCTGCCTGTGCCTGTCGGTACCCCTACAGCGCCATCCGGCTGGGTATTCAATCAGATCGGCCCAAAGCTGTTTTATGCGACCACATCTAACCCGTGGTGGAAGACGCCGCCCGCAATCAAACCGGGAGACAGCCTCACAGGTTTCGATTATACGATTTCAGGGCTTGTGGTCCCCGATTTTGTTGTGTTCACACACGTTCAGAACGTGACGGATGCTAATGGAACAACTGCAGGCCCGTTAGGAACCTGGTTTGACTGCTCGGTTATCGTCACTCCACCTGAGGATAATCCATGCATCAGCATAATTAAAACACCGTCCCCCCTCTCCGGCGCCACCGGCGATGTGATCGAATATGGATATGAAGTCTGCAACTGCGGGAATACCGACCTGACAGTGATATCACTGACTGACACCCTCTTGGGTGACCTGCTCGATGAGTTTGTTGCTGCCAATGGCGATTCCGCAGACCTGCCGGTCGATACTTGTGTGACTTTCTCAGTATCGCGCACAATTCTTGAAAGCGACCCGAACCCGATACCAAACTGCGTGACGGTAGAAGCCGATCCGCCTACCGGGCCGCCCGTAAGCGATACCAAGTGCGCGTCCGTAGTTCACATTCAGACGAATCCTTTCCCGTGCATCGAGCTGACAAAAAGCGTATATCCCACTCAAGCGCTTGTCGGCCAGCAGGTCATATACACTTATAAGGTATGCAACTGCGGTGACGAACCGCTAACTGTGACCAGCCTTGTCGACGATGTGCTCGGCGATCTCACAAGTAAGTTTATTGCGGCTAACGGCAGCAGCAACATTTTAGGTGTTGAATCGTGCGTGAGCTTCAATGTGCTCTTTACAATCCCCGATGTGGAACCTGGGCCGTTCTACAACTGCGCGACCGTCCAGACCAGCGAAGGACCTGAAAGCACAGCTTGTGCAAGGGTTGATGTAAGCAAAGTGCCGCCTCCGTTCAGAGTATGCGATTTGCCGGTAACCCTTACACAGGAGGGCTGGCGCACATTCGCCGACCCGTACAACTCGATCTTGCCGGGAAGCATTTTCAACAGGTTCTCGACGGCTTTCGCAAGTTGGTCGTTCTATGGGAGCCACTGCAAGAACGAGATCGCTGTAGGGCTGCCCACAACTTGCGATCTTGTTTTCAAAGGTACCGCTTTTGGCCTATACAAATTGTGTTGTTTCTTGCCTCAGACAGGCCCTGTGCAGTGTTTCAAGTTTAATATGGACCTGGTCAATCCTACTGTGATGCTCAACAATATTGGGCATCCAGTCAGTAATGCGCTGGCAGGAGAGGCGCTCGCTCTAACGCTTAATATCGGCTACAACGATATGTGCCTCATGCCTCGAACTCCCGGCTATAACCTTGAAGACTTTATTATCACACAGGGACCTTTCAAATACAGAACGGTAGGCGAGATTTTGGATATGGCGAACAGGATACTGGGAGGCACTCTGCCGTGTCAACTCGGGCTTCAAGGTAATTCGTTTGACGCCACAGTCTTGTTGGCAGCAGTCATTCACAGGATAAATGAAAACTATGAATTCCAGGGCTTTGACACATTTATTGACAGGGGATATTTGAAACCCGTTGGAAGTTGCGGCAAGTTCGGAATGGGGCTGCCTATTGTTGTGCCCTAAATATGCAATATGTTTCAGACCGAGGCAGGTTGATGATACTTGCCTCGGTCTACCCTCTATTTGCCGCCTAATAGTAGTTGAATATACTGCGCGCGTTCAAACGCATAGGGATCACCTACATTTTTATGACTCAACTTCCCTCTGAAGTCCTCTATGCCGCCGTATCCATGCGTACCCATCCAATTAGATAATTCTGAGTTCATGGTGGTGATGTGGCTCAGGCCGTTCTCGTAAAGAGTGGAAACACACTGCACAGCTTTTGCGCCCGCAAGCAGATGGCGAGCGATGTCTTGGGCTGTTTTAACGCCGGTGCTTGCCGCAAGATCGACGTTCAAACCGTCGGAAAGGATTCCAATCCATCTCAGAGGCAGGCGGGTATCCTCCGATCTGCTGAAGTCCAGGTTTGTTACTATCCGCTCATGCTCAGGGTCGATAAAAGGCTGATAGAACCTGTTGAACAACACAAGCCCGTCCGCACCTGCTTCAACTACTCTATTAGTAAAATTTGCAAGAGCTGTGTAGAATGGGCTCAGCTTAATCGCCACAGGTATCGATACTTCAGACTTCACCGATCTTACTATATCCAGCGCCTGATTCTCTACATCTCCAGCGTTTTTATTCGGATCGGTCTCTATGGCATAAAGATTCAGCTCAAGCGCATTGCACCCGGCCTGCTCAAGAAGTTTTGCGTATTGGATCCAGTCACCTTTTGAAATCGCGTTAATACTCCCGATCAGAGGTAACTCTACTTCTTTACGCGCTTTTTCGACCCACATCACATGCTCGCGCGGGCCAGAATGGTCCATATGAGGAAAGTAAGTGAGCGCCTCGGCAAACTCCTCACTA is part of the Armatimonadota bacterium genome and encodes:
- a CDS encoding PEP-CTERM sorting domain-containing protein (PEP-CTERM proteins occur, often in large numbers, in the proteomes of bacteria that also encode an exosortase, a predicted intramembrane cysteine proteinase. The presence of a PEP-CTERM domain at a protein's C-terminus predicts cleavage within the sorting domain, followed by covalent anchoring to some some component of the (usually Gram-negative) cell surface. Many PEP-CTERM proteins exhibit an unusual sequence composition that includes large numbers of potential glycosylation sites. Expression of one such protein has been shown restore the ability of a bacterium to form floc, a type of biofilm.); its protein translation is GQGAPELGYDKRMFGPGDLRIDIGSMTIGVGLRLDDLLWAQNPSAKQSQYQVYGTDNKVLNMRSRDAGTLGDVELNPTWARAGNQSLAAGDIRNSAFFVSGSGTSIGNADVDYAYTGVTYNGAKVFAYKVSVPWELLGQNAKNYSFTASWRPDCGNDVLGANFRGSLVGTTSSVPEPGSVVALTSGLIGFIGSKKRR
- a CDS encoding dihydroorotate dehydrogenase-like protein, whose amino-acid sequence is MADIGTTYMGIKLSSPIIVGASTWSHKIDNIKKAEDAGAGALVIHSLFQEEIELEREELEEDLTAHSEEFAEALTYFPHMDHSGPREHVMWVEKARKEVELPLIGSINAISKGDWIQYAKLLEQAGCNALELNLYAIETDPNKNAGDVENQALDIVRSVKSEVSIPVAIKLSPFYTALANFTNRVVEAGADGLVLFNRFYQPFIDPEHERIVTNLDFSRSEDTRLPLRWIGILSDGLNVDLAASTGVKTAQDIARHLLAGAKAVQCVSTLYENGLSHITTMNSELSNWMGTHGYGGIEDFRGKLSHKNVGDPYAFERAQYIQLLLGGK